From Triticum urartu cultivar G1812 chromosome 2, Tu2.1, whole genome shotgun sequence, a single genomic window includes:
- the LOC125535317 gene encoding uncharacterized protein LOC125535317 translates to MSCVVNRIDSTLRRPAKFKKTRVLSDIYSDSYEVDFTSLKPVKTEMIDSEEFALTSPSELKDLRARRKPKNKKAPKTISEESGTKNQSQCGDFGDERSDVEVDLDEPLIALKQNKGKIPPCKANRKMDASSSPHATKPVDTSPKGDEVSPVQTFLFESTLHDPVTVKLETRAVDQEHCTIAIEHNEEIPGEDICCAEMENTVFHTRDHLSVVLHQFPIEDNGCGQQPGSITQAIEQDVSDAEVHLHDNVEQKKMDHNFSSLDPIDEVCNHHKSLDDTSNSDVNKSSAGNELLLSSVNRSCEDQTDNNEYRYPEVVQVNTSESIKPVEESSPIYEFKTYMRRTLVVMQPDSCGSTDKICTSLEEVVQMPVEGQSDSLVCHDVKTKDILLHMNVEQAATGYNFAYDKTLDLAHTAHFDAQDGRLENIVYDALNNHVQRNCFETKTSVVVPDTVVVLSPPTVADVSHDGHILLANMDESSKDMNQLSGTMNVDICRSVNDQESREAYVVQQELSQACVNMGKTGCAISDSSSNLEETQEISAEASISTPSCLGTHGQTRASDFSIDEGSIEVHTPKKLLSKRKTMSPACQEKFCNAWADIDLCGVQRTKRKINLEDQSMLTTDSKLKSRTSISTSKGDVKSTESPSPQMTSPSVLLDTEKAVEFSQRQMHDIENIAANLIRSLKHMRSLVDANLSSESHSLLPSFNTAEMRAASKDALDVERTTRKWLSIMNKDCNRFCKILTLEGKKAVPHPQVPRKRRKITFADEAGGTLCSVKVFSDGQTSPSACQGEL, encoded by the exons ATGTCTTGCGTGGTTAACAGAATAGATTCGACCCTCAGAAGACCTGCAAAATTCAAGAAGACCCGTGTATTAAGTGATATATACAGCGACAGTTACGAAGTGGATTTCACCAGTTTAAAGCCTGTCAAGACCGAGATGATTGATTCTGAAGAATTTGCCTTAACTTCACCCTCAGAACTCAAGGATCTCAGAGCTCGGCGTAAACCTAAGAATAAGAAGGCTCCAAAAACTATTTCTGAAGAATCTGGCACCAAGAATCAATCTCAGTGTGGGGATTTTGGGGATGAAAGATCAGATGTGGAAGTTGATCTTGATGAGCCTCTTATTGCTTTGAAACAGAACAAAGGAAAGATACCACCTTGTAAAGCAAACAGAAAGATGGATGCATCATCTTCTCCACATGCTACAAAACCAGTTGATACATCGCCAAAGGGCGATGAAGTCAGTCCTGTGCAAACTTTCCTATTTGAGTCAACACTCCATGACCCAGTGACAGTGAAGCTTGAAACAAGAGCTGTAGATCAAGAGCACTGCACAATTGCCATTG AACATAATGAAGAAATACCTGGGGAGGACATCTGCTGTGCCGAAATGGAAAATACAGTGTTTCACACCCGTGACCATTTATCTGTTGTGCTGCATCAGTTTCCCATAGAAGATAATGGATGTGGACAGCAGCCTGGTTCCATCACCCAAGCAATTGAACAGGATGTTTCTGACGCTGAAGTGCATTTGCATGACAATGTGGAACAAAAAAAGATGGATCACAATTTTTCTTCACTTGATCCCATTGATGAAGTGTGCAACCATCATAAATCATTGGATGATACAAGTAATTCAGATGTGAATAAGTCTTCTGCTGGGAATGAACTTCTGTTGTCTTCTGTTAATCGTTCTTGTGAAGATCAGACAGATAACAATGAATACAGGTATCCAGAAGTTGTTCAAGTCAATACATCAGAAAGCATAAAACCTGTGGAAGAGTCTTCTCCAATTTATGAGTTTAAAACATATATGAGGCGCACATTGGTAGTCATGCAACCTGATTCATGTGGAAGCACAGACAAGATTTGTACTTCACTTGAGGAGGTTGTGCAGATGCCGGTGGAGGGTCAATCAGATTCACTGGTCTGCCATGATGTGAAAACAAAGGATATATTACTGCATATGAATGTTGAGCAAGCAGCCACAGGCTACAATTTCGCTTATGACAAAACTCTTGATTTGGCTCATACTGCCCATTTTGACGCCCAAGATGGGCGGCTAGAAAATATAGTTTATGATGCTCTGAATAATCATGTGCAGCGGAATTGTTTTGAAACAAAAACTTCTGTTGTAGTTCCAGATACTGTTGTGGTTCTGAGCCCACCAACTGTAGCAGATGTTTCACATGATGGTCACATCTTACTCGCCAACATGGATGAGTCATCAAAGGATATGAATCAGCTAAGTGGTACAATGAATGTTGACATTTGTAGATCTGTTAATGATCAAGAATCAAGAGAAGCATATGTTGTTCAACAAGAGTTATCCCAGGCTTGTGTTAACATGGGCAAAACTGGATGTGCAATATCAGATAGCTCCTCTAATCTTGAAGAAACACAGGAAATTTCTGCTGAAGCTTCAATTTCAACTCCATCCTGCCTGGGAACTCATGGGCAAACTAGGGCGTCTGATTTTTCCATTGATGAAGGATCAATTGAAGTTCATACTCCAAAAAAACTGTTGTCCAAGAGAAAG ACTATGTCGCCAGCTTGTCAGGAGAAGTTTTGCAATGCTTGGGCTGATATCGATTTGTGTGGAGTCCAAAGGACGA AGAGAAAGATTAATCTTGAAGACCAATCTATGTTAACCACAGACAGCAAACTTAAGAGCAGAACTTCTATCTCCACAAGCAAAGGAGATGTCAAGTCAACAGAATCTCCATCTCCTCAGATGACAAGTCCATCTGTTCTTTTGGACACTGAGAAAGCTGTTGAGTTTTCACAAAGGCAGATGCATGATATAGAGAACATTGCAGCAAATCTTATCAGGAGCTTGAAGCACATGAGAAGTTTAGTGGACGCAAATTTGTCATCGGAATCACATTCTTTGCTTCCCAGTTTTAACACTGCCGAG ATGAGAGCAGCATCCAAGGATGCATTAGATGTCGAGAGAACTACAAGGAAATGGTTGTCTATAATGAACAAGGATTGCAACCGCTTTTGCAAAATATTG ACGCTGGAGGGAAAGAAGGCTGTTCCACATCCACAAGTGCCGAGGAAACGTAGGAAGATAACGTTCGCGGATGAAGCTGGAGGAACGCTCTGCTCTGTTAAGGTGTTTAGTGATGGACAGACCTCTCCTTCCGCATGCCAGGGCGAGTTATGA